CTGCACGCCGATCCCGACCCACACCGACCTGGCCCTGACGGCCGCCCGCCGGGGCGTGCACATCCTGCTGGAGAAGCCGCCCGCCCCGTCGTACGCCGAGTTCCGGCGCATGGCCGACGGGGTCGCCGAGGCCGGGGTCGTCTGCCAGATCGGCTTCCAGTCGCTGGGCTCGGGCGCGGTGCCGGCGATCCGGACGCTGATGGCCGAGGGCGCCATCGGCGAGATCGTCGGGATCGGAGGGGCCGGGGCCTGGGCACGCACCGAGGCGTACTACCGGCGGGCGCCCTGGGCGGGCAAGCGGCGCCTGAACGGCGTCGACGTCATCGACGGCGTGCTGACCAACCCGCTCGCGCACGCCGTCGCCACCGCCCTCGCGCTGGGCGGAACGGTGCGCGCCGAGGACGTCACCGCCATCGAGACCGAGCTGCTGCGCGCCAACGCCATCGAGTCCGACGACACCTCCTGCGTCCGCGTCACCACCGCGCACGGCCCCCAGGTCGTCGTCGCCACGACCCTGTGCGCCGAGGACCCGGACGATCCGTACGTCGTCGTCCACGGCGAACACGGCCGGATCACCTTCTGGTACAAGCAGGACCGCGTCCTGCTCCAGCGCGCGGGCCACGGCCCCGAGGAGTTCGAGTACGACCGTACGGACCTGCTCGAGAACCTCGTCGAGCATCTCACCGACGGCACCGACGTGCTGGTCACACCCGAGGCGACCGGCGCCTTCATGAAGGTCGTAGAGGCGATTCGACTCGCCCCCGACCCGGCCCCGCTGCCGGACGAGGCCTGGCAGCTGCTCCCCGACGAGCAGCGCCGGGTCGTGCCCGGCATCGACGGCCTCGTCGCGGCCGCCGCCGACACCCTCGCCCTCTACTCCGAGCTGGGCGCTCCCTGGGCGCCTGAGGCACGAACGAAAGAGGTGAGCACCTGATGACCCCCCACGACACCGCGGTGCTGCGTGTAGCGGGCCGACCGGTCGGCCGGTACGTCACCCGGCCCGAACTGCCGGCCCGGCTCTCCCCGCGCCCGTATCTGCACCCCGTCACCACCCTGGCCGGCACGGCGGTCACCGAGCTGAGCCCCGCCGACCACATACACCACCTCGGCGTCGGTGTCGCCGTTCCCGACGTCGAGGGGCACAACTTCTGGGGCGGACGCACCTACGTCCGTGACCAGGGCCCGACCGAGCTCGACAACCACGGCGCCCAGCGCCACACCGCCTTCCAGCTGCGCGACCCCGACGGCTTCGTCGAGGAACTGCGCTGGGTGGCGGCGGGGGCCGAGCTGCTGCGCGAGCGCCGTACGGTCGCGACCACCGAACTCGCCGACTTCGCCTGGGCGTTGGACTTCACCTTCTCCCTGACCAACGTCACCCCGGGCCCGCTGTCGATCGGCAGCCCCGCCACCAACGGCCGCCCCGGCGCGGCCTACGGCGGCTTCTTCTGGCGGGCCCGCAAGGAGGCCTCGGCGCCGGACGTGTTCACCGTCGACCGCGAGGGCGAGCAGGAGATCCACGGCACCCGCGCCCCCTGGGTGGCCCTCACCGGCTCCACCTGGACCCTGATCTTCGCCGGGGCCACCGAACGGACCCGCCAGGACCCGTGGTTCGTGCGCGCCGGGGAGTATCCCGGCGTCGGCTCCTCCCTCGCCGCCGAGGAACGGCTGCCGATCCCGCCCGGCGAGACCGCCGTACGCCGGATCGTCACCGTCGTCGCCGACGGCCGGATCAGCCGGCTCGAAGCGGCGTCCCTGGTCCGCAAGGCGGTGAGCCCGTGACGACCGACGTGTATCGCAACCCCATCCTCAACGCCGACTGGTCCGACCCGGACGTCGTCCGCGTCGGCGACGACTTCTACCTCAGCGCCTCCAGCTTCGGCCGCGCCCCGGGCCTGCCCCTCCTGCACTCCCGCGACCTGGTCAACTGGACGCTGGTCGGCCACGCCGTCGACCACCTCGAACCGGCCGAGGAGTTCGCGACCCCCCGGCACGACCGCGGCGTCTGGGCTCCGTCCCTCCGCCACCACGACGAGCGCTTCTGGATCTTCTGGGGCGACCCCGACCAGGGCATCTTCCAGGTCAACGCCCCCGAGATCCGCGGCCCCTGGACCCGCCCGCACCTGGTGAAGCAGGGCAAGGGCCTGATCGACCCCTGCCCCCTGTGGGACGACGAGACCGGCGAGGCCTACCTCGTGCACGCCTGGGCCAAGTCCCGGTCGGGGGTGAAGAACCGCCTCACCGGCCACCGTATGCACCCCGACGGCACCGAACTCCTCGACGGGGGCAAGCTGATCGTCGACGGCGACCGGATCCCCGGCTGGTTCACCCTCGAAGGGCCGAAGCTCTACAAGCACGACGGCTGGTTCTGGATCCTGGCGCCCGCCGGGGGAGTGGAGACCGGCTGGCAGGGCGCCCTCCGCTCGCGCGAGTTCTTCGGGCCGTACGAGGAGAGGATCGTCCTCGAACAGAAGGACACCGACGTCAACGGCCCCCACCAGGGCGGCTGGGTGCGCACCCCGTCCGGTGAGGACTGGTTCCTGCACTTCCAGCAGCGGGGCGCGTACGGCAGGGTCGTCCACCTCCAGCCGATGCGCTGGGACGCCGACGGCTGGCCGGTGCTCGGCGAGGACGGCGCCCCCGTCGCCGTACACCGCGTCCCCGACCTGCCGCCGCAGCCGCCCGCCGCGCCCGCCACCGACGACGACTTCCCCGGCGGACGCTTCGGCCGCCAGTGGTCGTGGACCGCCAACCCGCAGGACGGCTGGGCCACCCAGCACTCCGGCGACGGTCTGCGGCTCGCCTGCGTCCGCTCGGCCGACGCGCACGACCTGCGCAAACTTCCGAACATCCTCACGCAGCGGCTGCCCGGCACGCCGTGCGCGGTCGAGGTCGAGCTACGGCTGGACAGCGTGGAGCCGGGGGCGCGGGCCGGGCTCGCGGTGCTCGGGGACGCGTTCAGCTGGATCGGGCTCCAGCGGGGCGCGGACGGGGCGGTGCATGTCGTGCACCGGTTCGCGGAAGCGGTCGCGGAGAAGGAACGGGACGCCGATCATCCGAGGCCCGCGCCCGAGGGGCGGGTGCGGCTGCGGATCGAGATCGGGTCGGGGGCGCGCTGCCGCTTCTCGTACGACACCGGCGACGGCTGGACGCCCTCCGGTCAGGTCTTTGCCGCCACCCCCTGGCGCTGGGTCGGTGCCCTGCTCGGGCTCTTCGGCCTCGCCCCCGCCGGTCCGGGACACGCCGGAGCGGCGACCTTCACCCACTTCAGGATCAGCGCCTCGTAACTCACCGGATTTGTAAGCCTGTTGGGAGCCGCAATGACGCACCTCCATAGCAAGCGCTTGCCGAATGTCGGCAGAACCCTGGCCACCGTCGTGGGCCTGGTGGCCGCCCTGGCGCTCGGGGCGGTCGGGGAGGCGAAGGCAGCCGCCCCCGCACCGTCGGTGACCGCAGACCGCTGGACCGACCAGCCGCACGGCTTCGCCTCCCTCGCCGGCGGTACGACCGGTGGCGCGGGCGGCAAGGTCGTCACCGTCACCGATCAGGCCTCGCTGGCCAAGTACGCGGCGGCGCAAGAGCCGTACATCATCCGCGTCTCGGGGGCGATCGACGTCGAGCCCTTCGGCTCGAACATCGTCGTGACCTCGAACAAGACCATCATCGGCGTCGGCGACACCGGTGAGATCGTGCACGGTGAGCTGCACCTCAACCCCGGCACGAGCAATGTCATTATCCGCAACCTGACGATCCGTGACTCGTATGTCGAGGGCGACTGGGACGGCAAGACCCAGGACTTCGACGCGATCCAGATGGACACCGTCCACCATGTCTGGATCGACCACAACCGCTTCACGCACATGGGCGACGGGCTGCTCGACATCCGTAAGGACAGTCAGTACATCACCGTCTCCTACAACCAGTTCACCAACCACAACAAGGCGTTCGGGGTCGGCTGGACGACGAATGTGCTGACGCAGCTCACCGTCGACCACAACTGGTTCACGGGCACGAAGCAGCGCAATCCGTCCGCCGACAACTGCGCCTACGCGCACCTGTACAACAACTACCTGTCCGCGCAGGTGGCCGACGGTGACCCGGTGTGGTCGTACGGGAACTGGTCGCGCGGCAAGACCAGGATGGTCATCGAGAACAGCTACTACGACGGGGTTCGGCATCCCTATCAGGCCGATGCGACGGCCGAGTTGGTCGAGCGTGGGTCGATCCTGAAGAACGTCAGCGGGCGGCAGGACGAGTGGGGTGCCGCCTTCGATCCGCGGGAGTTCTACGACTACCAGCTTGACCCGGCGGCCGCCGTCCCGGCGCTGGTGACGCGTTTCTCCGGGCCGCAGAAGCAGATCGGCGACGCGGTGACGCTGCACGTCCCCGGCGACTATCCGACCGTGCAGGCCGCTGTTGACGCCGTGCCGGACGGCAACGCCGGCTCGGTGACGATCGCGGTCGCACCGGGGACGTACCGCGCCAAGGTGTTCATCCCCGCGAGCAAGCCGAACATCGTGTTGCAGGGGACTGGACAAGATCGGTCGGACACCGTCATCGTCTTCGACACGCCGGCGGCCTACGGCGGCTCCACCGGAAGCGCCACCGTGCGGATCGCCGCCAACGACGTGACCGCGCGCAACCTCACCTTCAGCAACGACTTCGACGAGGCCGCGCACGAGCTGAGCGGCGAGCAGGCGCTGGCGATGAAGACGACCGGCGATCGGATCGTCTTCGAGAACACCGCCTTCCTGGGCAACCAGGACACGCTGATGACCGACAGCCCCAAGCTGACCACCGTCAGCCGGGTCTACATCCGCGACTCGTACATCGAGGGCGACGTCGACTTCGTCTACGGGCGGGCGACCACCGTCATCGAGCGTTCGGTGATCCGCGCGCTGAGCCGCGGCTCAACCACCAACAACGGCTGGATCACCGCCGCCTCGACCTTCAAGGACAACCCGTACGGGTTCCTGATCACCGACTCGAGGGTGGTGAGCGACGCGCCGGCCGGATCCTTCCACCTGGGACGGCCCTGGCATCCCGGTGGTGAACCCCAGGCGATCGCCCAGGTGTTGATCCGGAACACCGAACTGCCCGCCGCGATCAAGGCCTCGCCGTGGACCGACATGGGCGGGTTCTCGTGGAAGGACGCGCGGTTCGCGGAGTACCGGAACTTCGGGCCGGGGGCGGCTGTCACCGCGGACCGGCCGCAGATGAGCGATGGCGAGGCGCGTACCCACACCGTCGCCGACTACCTCAAGGGCGCCGATGGCTGGGCGCCGCACGTCCGGCGCTGAGCGCGTCTCAACGCCCTGAAGACCCCCCACAACTTCATATCTCCGTTTGATCCAGAAGAAAGAGCCGACCAATGAAGATCAGCAATCGCAGGAGCAGCACAGGCGGTCGCCGCATGTCGGCCGTCGTCGCCCTGAGCGCCGTGCTCGCCCTGACGGCCACCGCCTGTGGTGACGACGGGAGCGGTACGGGGGGCGACAAGGGCGACGAGGGCAGCGGCAAGGGAGAGATCGTCTTCTGGGACAACAACGGCGGTGTCCGCACCGACATCTGGAAGGAGGTCATCGCCGACTTCGAGAAGGCGAACCCGGACATCAAGGTCGAGTACGTCGGGATTCCGTCCACCGACTACCAGTCCAAGGTGGACACCGCCCTCCAGGGCGGCGGCCTGCCGGACGTCGGCGGCGTCGGCGCGGCGATGCTCGCCGGGTTCGCCGCGCAGAATGCGCTGGAGCCGCTGGACGACCGGCTCGCCAAGTCCGCCCTGGACGGCAAGCTCAACGAGGACATGGTCACCTCGCTGAAGGCCGCCGGCGGCGGTGACGACACGCTGTACTCGGTTCCGACCTCCGCGAACAACGGCGTCCTGTACTACCGCACCGACCTGTTCGAGAAGGCGAACCTGGACGAGCCGACGACCTGGGACAAGTTCTACGAGGCCGCGGAGAAGCTCACCAACGCCGGCAAGAACGAGTTCGGTTACACCATCCGCGGTGGCGCCGGTTCCGTCGCCCAGGCGCTGGACGCGATGTACGGGCAGTCCGGGATCACGTCCTTCTGGGACGCCGGCGGTGAGAAGACGACCGTCAACGACCCGAAGAATGCGGCTGCGCTGGAGAAGTACGCCGCGCTCTACAAGAAGGTCACTCCGGCGGCCGACCTGAACAACGACTTCACCAAGATGGTCTCCCAGTGGGACTCCGGCACCATCGGCATGCTGAACCACAACCTGGGGTCGTACCAGGACCACGTGAAGGCCCTGGGCACCGAGAAGTTCCGGGGTATTCCGCAGCCCACCGGGCCGGGCGGCAAGCGGGTCCAGGTCTCCAACCCGGTCGACGGTCTGGGGCTGTTCAAGAGCTCCAAGAACAAGGAGGCGGCCTGGAAGTTCATCGAGTTCGCCGCCTCACACGAGTCGAACTCCAAGTGGAACGAGTCGGCCGGCGCGATCCCGGCCAACACGGACGCCGCGCAGGACGCGTGGATCTCCAAGGCCGAGCCGACGAAGCTGGCGGCCACGGCGCTGAACGATGGTTCGACCGAGATCGTCCAGCTGCCGTACTACCTGCCCGACTGGAACACCATCTCCAAGGCCGACAACGAGCCCAACCTCCAGAAGGTGCTGCTCGGTGACATGAGCGCGAAGGACTTCCTGGACACGATGGCCGAGCAGCTGAATGAGGCTCAGGCCGAGTGGAATCAGCAGAAGGGCTGACTGGTTCCGCCGGTTCAGCTGATTGCGGCCGGTCCGGGGCTGCGAGGCCCGTGTTCGGGCCTCGGACCGGCCGTGGCTGGGCGCGCCCACGCGGCGGAGCCGCATATCGGGCACTGCCCCGCGCCCCTTCAGGTCGCCAAGCACCCCCCACGTTGAAAGGCACCGCTATCCCGTAACACCCTTGAGAAAGGCACATGCTCGTGTCCCTCAACCGCAGACAGGTCACCACCATGGCCGCCCTCGCTGCCGTCCCCCTCTCCTTCGCGGCCACGGGTACCGCTCAGGCCACGGAGCGCCGCCGCACCCGCACCCTCTACATCGCCGGTGACTCCACCGCCGCCCAGAAGTACACCGACGTGGCTCCCGAGACCGGCTGGGGGATGGCTTTCCCCTTCTTTCTGCACAAGGACAGGCCCGTCGCCAACCATGCCGTGAACGGGCGTAGTTCGAAGAGCTTCGTCGACGAGGGTCGGCTCGATGTCATCCTCGGCGCGATCCAGCCGGACGACTTGCTCCTCGTCCAGTTCGCCCACAACGACGAGAAGATCGCCGACCCCACGCGGTACACCGAGCCCTGGACGACGTACCAGGACTACCTGCGCCTCTACATCGACGGCGCCCGTGCCCGAGGTGCCCGCCCCGTCCTCGCCACCGCCGTGGAGCGCCGGAAGTTCGACGCCGCCGGCAACGCCGTGCCGACCCACGGCGACTATCCGGCGGCGATGCGCGCGCTCGCCCAGGAGGAGCGCGTCACGCTGCTCGACATCCAGGCCCTGTCCCTCGCGCTGTGGCAGCGGCTCGGGGTCGAGGGGACGAAGACGTACTTCAACTGGACCGCCACCGAGCAGGACAACACGCACTTCAATCCGCCCGGCGCGATCGCCGTGGCGCGTCTCGTGGCGCGGGAACTGCTGCGCACCCGCGTGCTGGCCCCGCAGGACGTGCGCCGGCTCGACGCGGAAATCCCGGAGTCCTGGATCACCTGGCCGCAGGCCGCCGCGTAACCACCCCGACCGCAGAAAAGAGAGCCGCACCATGAACGCACAGGTATGGCATGGGCATGTCACAGCGAAGACAGCCGTGCTGATCGGCTGCACCGCGCTCGTCCTCGGACTCACCGGCACCAGCGCGGAGGCGGGCCCCCGCGATCTCGGCCGACAGGTCCTGGGAGCGAACGACGGCTGGGGGTCGGAGGGCGCCGGGACCACCGGCGGTTCGGCCGCCGACGCCGAGCACGTCTACACCGTCACCACCTGGGCCCAGTTCAAGGCCGCGCTGAAGGCGGGCGGCGACGCGCCCAAGATCATCAAGGTCAAAGGCATGATCGACGCCGTCTCCGAGGGCTGCGAGGCCTTCGTCACCGACGGGTACGACCTCCAGCAGTACCTCAAGGACTACGACCCGGCCGTCTACGGCAACGACGAGGTCGCCAAGGGTCCGCAGGAGGACGCGCGGGTCGCCTCCGCCGCCAAGCAGGACTCGGAGATCAAGGCCAACATCCCCAGCAACACCACCATCGTCGGCGTCGGCAGGAACTCCGGCATCCTCGGCGGCAGCCTCCAGATCAAGGGCGTCTCGAACGTCATCATGCGCAACCTCACCATCGAGGCCCCGCTCGACTGCTTCCCCAAGTGGGATCCGACCGACGACAACAAGACCGGCAACTGGAACTCCGAGTACGACGCCGTGGTCGTCTACGGGACGGATCACGTGTGGCTCGACCACAACACGTTCACCGACGGGCGCTACCCGGACAGCGAGCGGCCGGTCCACTTCGGCAAGGTCTTCCAGCAGCACGACGGGCTGACGGACATCGTGCGCGGCTCCAACTACGTGACCGTGTCCTGGAACCGCTTCGAGAACCACGACAAGAACATGCTGATCGGCAACGGTGACGGCCTCGCCACCACCGACGGCGGCAAGCTCAAGGTCACCATGCACCACAACCGCTTCGACGGGATCCTCCAGCGCTCCCCGCGCGTGCGGTTCGGGCAGGTCGACGTCTACAACAACCACTACGTGGTGACCGAGGAACAGAAGGACGACTACTACATCTTCGGCGTCGGCATCTCCTCGCAACTGCACGCCAGCGACAACGCCATCTCGCTGCCGGCCGGCGCGAGCGTCGGCAAGGTGCTGAAGAAGTGGAACGAGTCGCCGCTGACCGCCGAGAACAACTACGTCAACGGCAAGCTGACGGACCTCATCGCGGTCCACAACGCCGAGATCCCGGCGGAGACCCTCCAGTCCGGCGCCGGATGGACACCGACCCTGCGCACGAAGGTCGACAACCCCAAGGCGCTGCCTGGGATCGTCGACGGCTGTGCGGGCGCCGGCCGCCTGCGCTGACCCACCCGCACCGGGCCGGGGCCCGTAGCCCCGGCCCACCGCACCACCCCCCACGGCGAGGAACTCCCCGATCAACCCGAACGCCCCGCTCACCCCTGAAGAGCCGCACCGCGAAGGAGCACCCGCATGCCCTCGCCCGACCGCCAACTCCCCCTGACCAGACGGCGATTCCTGCTGACGAGCGCCGGAGCCGGCGCCGCCCTCGCGCTCGCGTCGGCCCCCGCGCGGGCCACCGCTCGACCCCGCCCGTTCGGCCGCTACGGTTCCCCGGCCGCGCGCCTGACCGCGCAGACCCTGTACGTCGACGCGTCCGGCCAGGGCGACTTCACGTCCGTCCGGGCCGCCGTGTCCGCCGCGACCGGCAGCGGCTGGACCCTGGTCATCGCGCCGGGGACGTACCGGGAGACCGTCGCCGTCGGCGTGACCCGCACGGAGATGACCTGGCTCGGCGCCGGTGACGACCCGCGTGACGTCGTCATCGTCTACGACAACGCCGCCGGCACCCCCAAGCCCGGCGGCGGCACCTACGGCACCACCGGCTCCGCCACCACCACCGTGCAGGCCGACGGCTTCACCGCCCGCCACATCACCTTCGCCAACGACTGGCTGCGCGCCGACCACCCCGGCATCTCCGGCACCCAGGCGGTCGCCATCAAGGTGCAGGGCGACCGGTCCGCCTTCCACCACTGCCACTTCCTCGGTCACCAGGACACCCTGTACGCCGACTCCATCGCCCTCGGCGTCTTCGCCCGCCAGTACTTCTCGCACTGCTACGCCGAGGGCGACGTCGACTTCGTCTTCGGGCGGGCCACGGCCGTGTACGAGCACTGCCACTTCCGGACCCTGACCCGGACCGACCTGACCTCGACGCCGTACGGCTTCGTCTTCGCACCCTCGACGGCGGGCGCCAACCCGCTCGGCTACCTGGTGACCAGGAGCCGTGTCACCAGCGAGGCCCCGGACGCCTACTACAAGCTGGCCCGCCCCTGGGTGCCCAGCTCCGACACCACCGCCCGCCCGTCCCTCGTCGTCCGGGACACCCACCTCGGGGCCGGCATCGACGCGGTCGCGCCCTACACCAACATGTCGGACGCCTTCCCGTGGCAGAACCAGCGCTTCGCCGAGTACCGCAACACCGGCCCCGGCGCGGTCGTCAGCGTCCCCGAGAACCGTCCCCAACTCGACGACGAGCAGGCCGAGTCGGCGACCCGCGCGGCTTACCTCGGTGACTGGCAGCCGTGGAAGGAGGCGTGCTGACATGCGCCGGCGCGCTCTTCTCGCGGCTGGGCTGGGCCTGGTCGTCGCCGGGTCCACCCCTGCCCTCGCCGCCGGGTCCCGTCGCGTCCTGCACGTCCGCCCCGGCGACTCCGTCCAGGCGGCCGTGGACGCCGTGGACGGGCCCGGCTGGACGATCGTCGTGCATCCGGGGACGTACCGCGAGGTCGTCAACGTGCCTGTCGGCAAGGCTCACTTGACCCTGCGCGGTGCCTCCCGCGACCCGCGCGACGCCGTCATCGTCCACGACAACGCGAACGGCACGAAGAAGCCCGACGGCACCACGTACGGCACCGCGGGCTCCGCCACCTTCACCTCGGCCGCCCCCGGCCTCACCGTCCGCGACCTGACCCTCGCCAACGACTGGCTGCGCGCCGACCACCCCGACATCACCGGCACCCAGGCGGTGGCGGCGTACACGTACGGCGACCGCACCCACTTCGAGAACGTCCGGCTGCTGGCCCACCAGGACACGCTGTTCGTCGAGACGACCGCGCTGACGGCGTTCGACCGGCAGTACTTCCGCCGTTGCTACATCGAGGGCGACGTCGACTTCGTCTTCGGCCGGGCGACCGCCGTCTTCGAGGAGTGCCACTTCCACACGCTCCAGCGGGCCGTGGACTTCACCCCCAAGGGCATGGTCTTCGCCCCGTCCACCGCCCGCGCCAACCCGTACGGCATCCTCGCCGTCCGCTCCCGCATCACCTCCGGCGCCGAGAACGCGGCGTACAAGCTCGCCCGGCCATGGGTGCCGACGTACGAGACGACCGCCTGGCCGTCCCTCGTCGTGCGGGACACCCGGATCGGGCCCGGCATCGACCCGGTGGCGCCGTACACCAACATGCGGGAGCAGTACCCCTGGCAGACCATGCGGTTCCGGGAGTACCGCAACTGCGGGCCGGGTGCGGTGATCTCGGTTCCGGGGAACCGGCCTCAACTGACCGCCGCGGAAGCCGAGGCGCACACCAAGCGGACGTATCTCGGCGACTGGCGGCCCGGTGCGTAGGGCCGCCGCCGTTCTGCTCGCCTGGGCGTGCCTGCTCGGGGGAGCACCCGGGGCCGCCACCGCCGCCTCCGCCGCCGAGCAGCGCGGCCCCGTCGGCTGGGCCGTCACCGGCCCCGGCACCACCGGCGGGGCGGGCGGCACCACCTGGACGGTGCGCACCCGCGCCGAGCTCAAGGAGGCCCTCGCCAACCACGGCGACCCCACCGCGCCCAAGGTGATCCGGATCGTCGGCGCCATCAACGGGCATGAGGCGGCCGACGGTTCACTGCTCGGCGAGCAGGACTACGCGCCCGGGTACGACCTCGCCAAGTACATGTCCTGCTTCGGCGAGGACGGCGCCACCTGGTCCGACACCCGCTACGACTACTGCAGGCAGCAGCGTCAGCTCCGCCAGACCGGGTCGGGCAAGGAGAAGGCGCAGATCCAGCTGACCGTGCCGAGCAACACCACGCTCGTCGGCATCGGCGACGACGCCCGGCTCCTCGGGGTCTTCCTGACCGTCAACACCGGCACGAACATCGTCGTCCGGAACCTGCGTCTCGAAGCCCCCGTCGACCACTTCACCAGCTGGTCACCGGACGACGCCACCCAGGGCAACTGGAACGCCCGCTTCGACGCGATGACCGTCGTCACCGGCAAGCACATCTGGATCGACCACTGCACCTTCACCGACGGCCGCTTCCCCGACCGCGACGCCCCCCTCGGCTTCCACGGCGAGCACGTCCAGCGGCACGACGGGCTGCTGGACATCGAGGACGGCTCCGACTTCGTCACCGTCTCCGACAGCCGTTTCGACGACCACGACAAGGCGCTCCTCATCGGGTCGGGCGACGGACGCGGCGACCGCGACCGCGGGCACCTGAAGGTGACGTTCGTCCGGAACCTGTTCACCGACATCGTGCAGCGCGGGCCCCGCGTCCGCTTCGGGCAGGTGCACGTCGTCAACAACGTGTACCGGGGGAGCGCCGAGGACACCCTCTACGCGCTCGGAGTCGGGGTGGAGTCCGCGATCTTCTCGGAGCGCAATGTCTTCAGCCACCCGGGAGGCGAGCCGTCCCTCGCCGTCGCCGCCTACGGAGGCGAGCACTTCCACGACACCGGCTCCTGGTTCAACGGCCGCCCGGCCCGGCTGAACGCGGTGGCCGGCGGTCTCGGGCTCACCGACGACGTCGGCTGGCACCCGGCCGACGCGTACCCGTACCGGCCCCTCATGTCCCGGGCGGCGGTCGAGCACTACGTCCTGACCCACGCCGGCGCGGGGAGGCCGCATGCCTGACGCGATGGGACGCCGGACGTTCGTGACGGGAGCCGCCGCCGTGGCCCTCGCGGCGGGATCCGGGAGCGCCGAGGCGGCCGACCTCGTCGGCGGCAACCTTCCCGACTTCCACCAGGCTCTCAAGGACGAGCTGAACTTCCCGCTCGCCTGGGGCACTTCACCGATCCGCGACTTCCGGGCCTGGCGGCGCGCCGCCCGCGCCAAGGTCGAGGAGCACCTCCTCGTCGACGGCCAGGACGGGACGCCGTACGCACCGGAGTTCACCGCGGGACCTCAAGGCGACGGCTGCACAAGGGAGTTGGTCACCCTCTCCCTCAGCCGCCACGAACGGGTGCGCGCCGCCCTCCTCACCCCGCGGGGACCCGGCCCTTTCCCCGCCGTCCTGCTGCTCCACGACCACGGGGCCAAGTTCGACATCGGCAAGGAGAAGCTCGTCCGGCCCTGGTACGACGACACCCGGCTCGCCTCCGCGCAGGCCTGGGCGGACCGGTACTTCAGCGGGCGGTTCGTCGGCGACGAGCTGGCCCGGCGCGGCTATGTCGTCCTGTGCGCGGACGCCCTCGGCTGGGGCGACCGGGGCCCGCTCACCTACGACCAGCAGCAGGCGCTGGCCTCCAACTTCTACAACCTCGGCTCCTCGCTCGCCGGACTCATGGCCCGCGAGGACGCCCGTGCCGCCGGATTCCTGGCCGGCCTCGACCGGGTGGACGCACGCCGGGTCGCCGCCGTCGGGTTCTCCATGGGCGCCTACCGCGCCTGGCAAACCGCCGCGCTCAGCGACCACATCGCCGCCACCGCCGCCGTCTGCTGGATGACCGGCCTGAAGGAAATGATGGTGCCCGGCAACAACACGCTGCGCGGGCAGTCGTCGTACTACATGCTCCACCCCGGGCTTGCCCGGTTCCTCGACTTCCCCGACGTGGCGGGCATCGCCGCACCCAGGCCGATGCTCTTCTTCAGCGGCGCCCTGGACACCCTCTTCCCCGCCGACGGCGTCCGGGTGGCCCACGACAAGCTGCGCGCCGTCTGGCGTTCGCGCCACGCCGAGGAGCGGTTGCACCTCAAGACCTGGCCCGAC
Above is a window of Streptomyces sp. DT2A-34 DNA encoding:
- a CDS encoding PmoA family protein, producing MTPHDTAVLRVAGRPVGRYVTRPELPARLSPRPYLHPVTTLAGTAVTELSPADHIHHLGVGVAVPDVEGHNFWGGRTYVRDQGPTELDNHGAQRHTAFQLRDPDGFVEELRWVAAGAELLRERRTVATTELADFAWALDFTFSLTNVTPGPLSIGSPATNGRPGAAYGGFFWRARKEASAPDVFTVDREGEQEIHGTRAPWVALTGSTWTLIFAGATERTRQDPWFVRAGEYPGVGSSLAAEERLPIPPGETAVRRIVTVVADGRISRLEAASLVRKAVSP
- a CDS encoding pectinesterase family protein, with protein sequence MTHLHSKRLPNVGRTLATVVGLVAALALGAVGEAKAAAPAPSVTADRWTDQPHGFASLAGGTTGGAGGKVVTVTDQASLAKYAAAQEPYIIRVSGAIDVEPFGSNIVVTSNKTIIGVGDTGEIVHGELHLNPGTSNVIIRNLTIRDSYVEGDWDGKTQDFDAIQMDTVHHVWIDHNRFTHMGDGLLDIRKDSQYITVSYNQFTNHNKAFGVGWTTNVLTQLTVDHNWFTGTKQRNPSADNCAYAHLYNNYLSAQVADGDPVWSYGNWSRGKTRMVIENSYYDGVRHPYQADATAELVERGSILKNVSGRQDEWGAAFDPREFYDYQLDPAAAVPALVTRFSGPQKQIGDAVTLHVPGDYPTVQAAVDAVPDGNAGSVTIAVAPGTYRAKVFIPASKPNIVLQGTGQDRSDTVIVFDTPAAYGGSTGSATVRIAANDVTARNLTFSNDFDEAAHELSGEQALAMKTTGDRIVFENTAFLGNQDTLMTDSPKLTTVSRVYIRDSYIEGDVDFVYGRATTVIERSVIRALSRGSTTNNGWITAASTFKDNPYGFLITDSRVVSDAPAGSFHLGRPWHPGGEPQAIAQVLIRNTELPAAIKASPWTDMGGFSWKDARFAEYRNFGPGAAVTADRPQMSDGEARTHTVADYLKGADGWAPHVRR
- a CDS encoding Gfo/Idh/MocA family protein gives rise to the protein MSTAVPIVLAGARGHGRWHLDNIRRLHDKGIVRLAGICELTPLSADELPEGLGSPEQSADFGALLDSTGASVAVICTPIPTHTDLALTAARRGVHILLEKPPAPSYAEFRRMADGVAEAGVVCQIGFQSLGSGAVPAIRTLMAEGAIGEIVGIGGAGAWARTEAYYRRAPWAGKRRLNGVDVIDGVLTNPLAHAVATALALGGTVRAEDVTAIETELLRANAIESDDTSCVRVTTAHGPQVVVATTLCAEDPDDPYVVVHGEHGRITFWYKQDRVLLQRAGHGPEEFEYDRTDLLENLVEHLTDGTDVLVTPEATGAFMKVVEAIRLAPDPAPLPDEAWQLLPDEQRRVVPGIDGLVAAAADTLALYSELGAPWAPEARTKEVST
- a CDS encoding glycoside hydrolase 43 family protein, whose protein sequence is MTTDVYRNPILNADWSDPDVVRVGDDFYLSASSFGRAPGLPLLHSRDLVNWTLVGHAVDHLEPAEEFATPRHDRGVWAPSLRHHDERFWIFWGDPDQGIFQVNAPEIRGPWTRPHLVKQGKGLIDPCPLWDDETGEAYLVHAWAKSRSGVKNRLTGHRMHPDGTELLDGGKLIVDGDRIPGWFTLEGPKLYKHDGWFWILAPAGGVETGWQGALRSREFFGPYEERIVLEQKDTDVNGPHQGGWVRTPSGEDWFLHFQQRGAYGRVVHLQPMRWDADGWPVLGEDGAPVAVHRVPDLPPQPPAAPATDDDFPGGRFGRQWSWTANPQDGWATQHSGDGLRLACVRSADAHDLRKLPNILTQRLPGTPCAVEVELRLDSVEPGARAGLAVLGDAFSWIGLQRGADGAVHVVHRFAEAVAEKERDADHPRPAPEGRVRLRIEIGSGARCRFSYDTGDGWTPSGQVFAATPWRWVGALLGLFGLAPAGPGHAGAATFTHFRISAS